The DNA region AAAACTTACTTAATTCAAATCAAATATATGTTGAGTATACTTTGGGGTATTGTTGTTGTACTGGTTGCTTTTTGGGCATTAGGACTGGCACTTCATATTGCCGGAAATTTAATTCATGCGGTGTTGCTTATAGCGATCGCTCTTGCTATCTATAATTTTTTCAAAGCGCGTGATGTGTAAATATAGTAGTTCCCGATCTAGTAAGGTAGGTTTTAAAAGTTATTAACCTTGGAAAAAAAGATTTGAGTGTACCTAAGCTGCTAAGGAAACGCTATATTGCCGTCTAGCTAGTAAGGGTGAGAAGCAATGTCTACCACAGGCTACGCATCTACCCTTTTTGCGTTACAAAATATTAAGCTAGGGAAATACATGTTCACCAAGTCCAGTAGCGAGGCTGGAAGTCTCAATTAAGATGATCCAATCTTGCTAATATTCAAATGCGGTAATTAAATGCAGCGATTAGACACCAAATTAACTCTCGATATGTTGTGGCGGCAAGGATTGGCGTTCCTTCTAGGAATTATTATATGGTGCGTGGCTGATCCCGCACAGGCAGTAGACTGGACTCATCCGCTTTCATTTAGCAATGCAGAGTTGTCAAGGCGTGATTTTTCTGGTGAAAGCTTGCAAGCTGCGGAGTTTTCTAACGCCAATATGGAACTGGCTAACTTTTCTAACGCTGACTTGCGAGGAGCAGTCATGAGTGCTTCGGTGATGACAAATGCAAATCTCCACGGAGCAGATTTAACGAATGCAATGGTTGATCAGGTAAACTTGACTAAGGCAGATTTGAGCGATGCAGTTTTCAAAGAAGCTCTTTTGCTCCGCGCCATATTTAATGATGTGAATATAGACGGTGCAGATTTTACAGATGCAATTTTGGATAGAGCGCAAATCAAAGAACTGTGCGGTAAAGCCAGTGGTGTGAATTCGAAAACAGGCGTGCAAACTCGTGATTCTCTAGGATGTCAATGAAACGTGTTGGTGTAATTGGTGGCGGACAACTTGCCTGGATGATGGCGGATGCAGCACAAAAGCTAGGAGTAGAATTAGTAGTACAAACTCCTAGTGAAGATGACCCGGCCGTGTCAATTGCTAAAGAAACTGTTTTTGCCCCAGTTGATGATGCAACTGCTACGGAAATATTAGCTCAAAAATGCGATGTTATCACCTTTGAAAACGAATTTGTTAACTTAGATGCTTTATCTGTTTTAGTACAACAAGGCATTTCTTTTCGTCCCAGGTTAGAAGCTTTAGCTCCTCTTTTAGATAAATATCATCAACGTTGCTATTTACGCGACTTGGGCTTACCTGTTCCCCAATTTTTAGCCCTTGACAAGGTAGAAAATCTTAAATCACAAATAGAATATCTAGGTTTTCCAGTAGTTTTGAAATCCCGCCGTCACGGTTATGATGGTCAAGGTACTTTCATAATTCAGGATTTTGCTACTTTAGAGCAAAAGCTAAGTTATGAAACTACAACAACTTTAAATCAATCACTTTTCTTGTTAGAAGAATTTATCCCATTTGAAAGAGAACTAGCAATAATTGCAGCTCGTTCTGTAGAGGGAGAAATTGTAACTTATCCAGTGGTAGAAACCCAACAAGAACAACAAGTGTGTCGGCGGGTAATTGCACCAGCCAAGATTACGCCTAATCAAGTAGCAGAAATCCAAGCGATCGCACATACTCTATTAAATAGCCTAGAAGTAGTGGGCATTTTTGGAATTGAGCTATTTCTAAGTACTAATGGCAAAATCTTGGTAAATGAAATTGCACCCCGCACCCACAATTCTGGGCATTTTTCTATTGACGCCTGTGAAACTTCGCAGTTTGAGCAGCACCTGAGAGCTGTTTGTGGTTTACCTTTAGGAAATCCAGCTTTGCAGTGCGCTGGCGCTGTAATGGTGAACCTACTGGGGTATGAAAATTCTCATAGCGACTACCAAAGCCAGCGTCAACAAATAGCAGAAATTCCCCAAGCGCACGTTCACTGGTATGGGAAGACAGAATCACGTCCTGGGCGGAAG from Nostoc commune NIES-4072 includes:
- a CDS encoding lmo0937 family membrane protein; protein product: MLSILWGIVVVLVAFWALGLALHIAGNLIHAVLLIAIALAIYNFFKARDV
- a CDS encoding pentapeptide repeat-containing protein; the protein is MLWRQGLAFLLGIIIWCVADPAQAVDWTHPLSFSNAELSRRDFSGESLQAAEFSNANMELANFSNADLRGAVMSASVMTNANLHGADLTNAMVDQVNLTKADLSDAVFKEALLLRAIFNDVNIDGADFTDAILDRAQIKELCGKASGVNSKTGVQTRDSLGCQ
- a CDS encoding 5-(carboxyamino)imidazole ribonucleotide synthase is translated as MKRVGVIGGGQLAWMMADAAQKLGVELVVQTPSEDDPAVSIAKETVFAPVDDATATEILAQKCDVITFENEFVNLDALSVLVQQGISFRPRLEALAPLLDKYHQRCYLRDLGLPVPQFLALDKVENLKSQIEYLGFPVVLKSRRHGYDGQGTFIIQDFATLEQKLSYETTTTLNQSLFLLEEFIPFERELAIIAARSVEGEIVTYPVVETQQEQQVCRRVIAPAKITPNQVAEIQAIAHTLLNSLEVVGIFGIELFLSTNGKILVNEIAPRTHNSGHFSIDACETSQFEQHLRAVCGLPLGNPALQCAGAVMVNLLGYENSHSDYQSQRQQIAEIPQAHVHWYGKTESRPGRKLGHVTVLLDNQNREQAIANDIAHSIESIWYPR